A stretch of DNA from Synergistaceae bacterium:
AAAGGCTTCCGTTTTGAAGAATGCCATCAGCTCGTTCATCTTGTTTGCCAGCTGAGACAATTCCTCCGAACCGACAGCTATACGCTCCGAGGAAGAGGCAACGTCCGCGATACCAATTCTGACCTTCTTGCCGGCCTCCGTAGTGGATTGTACCTTTGTGGCGATGTCCTGTATGGCTGAGGCTATCTCTTCGCTGGATGCCGCCTGTTCTTCCGAAACCGCTGCCAGATCCTGGGTCGCGGCGGAGATCTCCCTCAGGTATCCCAATATGCTTTCGATGATCTGTTCCGTTTCCTTAGAGAGACCTTTCGCGCCGTCGGATTCTTTAGCATTTTCTAGAGACATACGGACCACCGTGTCCAGGTCCCCGGTGATAGTGGAGGCCAACTCCGCGATACTCTTTGCCGCCACGTTACTCTCCTCCGCGAGTTTACGAACCTCTTCCGCCACAACGGCGAATCCACGGCCGGCTTCTCCCGCCCGCGCGGCCTCAATAGCCGCGTTGAGCGCCAGGAGGTTTGTCTGGTCCGCTATGCCGCCTATTTGAGAAACGAAGTCCTGTATCTGGCGAGTTCTTTTGCCCAGTTCCTGGACGGACTGAGCCGTAGCCGAGGCATTTTGGGCTACCATCTCTATCCTATCGGCGGCGTGACGAACCGCGGACATTCCATGGTCACCAGCCCGCATCGCGTCCTCGACTCCGCTCGCAATGGCTGTTCCCTTCTCCGCAGTAGTCTGCGCTCCTGTCGCGACTTCCTCTACAGAAGCATTAACCTCTTCTCCCGTGGAAGCCAGGATGTCGAAGTTAGCGCTCATTTCTTCTACGCCGGAGCGAAATTCCTCAGTGCTCGCGTTCGTTTCCTCCGCAAGGGAAGAAAACTCTTGGGCCGTGGTGGTAATGTCGTTACTCGCTCCCTGGATAGACCCGATAATGTGACTCAATTTATCCGCCATCTCTTGCAGCCCGCGCCCCATAACGGCGAGCTCGTCTTTACCAACGATGGGGAACTTGTGGGTAAGGTCCCCTTCGGCGAAGTGTTTAATGCTGTTCTGAATTTTTTTGATGGAGTTGGTTATTGTGTGAGAAATGTAGATGCCCATAAAAAGCCCGACGAGCGTCGCCAAAACCGCAATGGTAATCGTCTTTATATTTCCTCTTCTGCCCTCCTCATTGATCTGTATGTTCTTTAGTTCACAGTGCTCGGTGAGAATATCAACGATCTTTTCGATGATGTCGATATATTCATCCTCGACTAAAGCGATGTCACCACCATGCACCATACGCAAAGTAAAATTCTCTGGCACCTCTATCAAAGGAAGCTGCCCTACGATCAAAGCCTCGTCTTGTTTCATGATGAGCTGGGAAGTTATACGTCGCAGATTTGCGAGCAATCTTTCCTCTTCCGGCACCATTATCGTATTGCCGTATCGCTCTATGATATCAGCGATCTTTTTTCTGTTCTCCAAGACGCGTTTTGCGTAGTCTCCAGACTCTTGTCTGTCGTCCATAATCGTCATATTCACGATCATGCGCCTGTTCTGAAGGACCAAGGATTTCATCTCTCCCATGTAAATGACCGGTCGGACGTAGTCAGCAAACATGGCATCCATAGTGCTAAAGATTTCTTTGTTCGTCGAATATCCTGTAAAAACTATTATCAACAAAAGAAAAACCATAGTAAAAACGAGCGTTAAAGTTTTCATCTCGGTGCTGAAATTTTTAAACCATTGCACAATCGACATCTCCATTCATAATCGAGATTATCCATCTAAAATTTTTGAAATATTTCACACCTTTCATTATTCTAACGTAAAATCAATAAGAAGTCTAGGTCTATTTCTCAGGTATGTGTTCGTTTGTGATAATATTTTTTTATAACTCGTCAGAAAAAATATCCTAATGAAACAGTAGCGAGTGAAATTGAACAAGGACGACTTGAAGAGTTGATTTTCGACGTGATCTTGATTGACACACAACCCGATTTGTCGACGTATACACTCAACGCGTCAGGGCAACAGCATTTACTCTCGAATCCTTGATATGACTGCCCTTATATGCTACGTAAAAATACCTATTCGAATATGCAAAGCTAGTGATTGGAATGTTTGACGAAAAATCAATGCTGTTGCCCTGTCAACGCGCTGATTGCCTCGGATTATTACATTATACCGTATACCGTTGCAGCCCGAACGAATGAGCGTCAATGGAGTTTTTCTTTTGAAGAACACGATACAAGTTATGCACTCCATCAACCCTAAACTGGATTTGCTGGGCGTCATCTGCACCCAGTATGATGGTCGTATAGCCAGCTATAAAAGCTGGCGAAAAACGATAAAGGAGACGTTCGGCGACAAATTTATCGGAGATATTCACGTCGCCGCCATTATGAAAGATTGCTCCGATAGGAAAAAACCATTACAGAAGTGGACAAAAGCAACAGAGCGTATCAAGAACATCTGATGGTCGCTCGTATATTCACTAAAGAGATAGGGATCAATGCGGAATGGCTGCAAAAATAAAACGCTTGACTAACGCTTGACTGAAGAAGAACGTCAAGCGAAGCTAAAGGTATACGCTTTTGCTAAAGGTTTGGAAGGCTTCTTTGGTAGCGCTTTGGAATCACTTTGGAATCAGAAGAGGACACGAAATCA
This window harbors:
- a CDS encoding methyl-accepting chemotaxis protein codes for the protein MSIVQWFKNFSTEMKTLTLVFTMVFLLLIIVFTGYSTNKEIFSTMDAMFADYVRPVIYMGEMKSLVLQNRRMIVNMTIMDDRQESGDYAKRVLENRKKIADIIERYGNTIMVPEEERLLANLRRITSQLIMKQDEALIVGQLPLIEVPENFTLRMVHGGDIALVEDEYIDIIEKIVDILTEHCELKNIQINEEGRRGNIKTITIAVLATLVGLFMGIYISHTITNSIKKIQNSIKHFAEGDLTHKFPIVGKDELAVMGRGLQEMADKLSHIIGSIQGASNDITTTAQEFSSLAEETNASTEEFRSGVEEMSANFDILASTGEEVNASVEEVATGAQTTAEKGTAIASGVEDAMRAGDHGMSAVRHAADRIEMVAQNASATAQSVQELGKRTRQIQDFVSQIGGIADQTNLLALNAAIEAARAGEAGRGFAVVAEEVRKLAEESNVAAKSIAELASTITGDLDTVVRMSLENAKESDGAKGLSKETEQIIESILGYLREISAATQDLAAVSEEQAASSEEIASAIQDIATKVQSTTEAGKKVRIGIADVASSSERIAVGSEELSQLANKMNELMAFFKTEAFDGGIQKKMVKALPIRQKSGKLA